A part of Manduca sexta isolate Smith_Timp_Sample1 chromosome 10, JHU_Msex_v1.0, whole genome shotgun sequence genomic DNA contains:
- the LOC115441805 gene encoding glutathione S-transferase 2, whose product MPKVVFHYFGAKALGESQRMLLAYGGQEFEDHRVEYEQWPEFKPNTPFGQMPVLEIDGKKYAQSLAISRYLGRKYGLAGNDIEEDFEIDQIVDFVNDIRASAASVEYEQDAANKEVKHEENMKNKYPFQLNKLSEIITKNNGFLALGRLTWADFVFVGMFDYLKKMLRMPDLEEQYPIFKKPIETVLSNPKLKAYLDSAPKKEF is encoded by the exons ATGCCGAAGGTCGTGTTCCATTACTTTGGGGCGAAGGCGCTGGGCGAGAGCCAACGCATGCTGCTGGCGTACGGCGGCCAGGAGTTCGAAGACCACCGCGTCGAGTATGAACAGTGGCCCGAGTTCAAACCAA ATACTCCGTTCGGTCAGATGCCGGTACTAGAGATTGATGGTAAGAAGTACGCGCAGAGCTTGGCAATCAGCCGCTACTTAGGCCGCAAGTACGGCCTCGCTGGCAACGACATCGAGGAGGACTTCGAGATCGATCAAATCGTCGACTTCGTGAATGACATCCGAGCCA GCGCAGCGTCAGTGGAGTACGAGCAAGATGCAGCGAACAAGGAGGTGAAGCACGAGGAAAATATGAAGAACAAGTACCCGTTCCAGCTGAATAAGCTGAGCGAGATCATCACCAAGAACAACGGTTTCCTCGCATTAGGCAGG TTGACTTGGGCCGACTTCGTGTTCGTGGGCATGTTCGACTATTTGAAGAAGATGCTGCGCATGCCAGATCTTGAGGAGCAGTATCCTATCTTCAAGAAGCCCATTGAAACTGTCCTGTCCAACCCAAAACTGAAGGCGTACCTCGACTCCGCCCCTAAAAAGGAGTTCTAA
- the LOC115441802 gene encoding non-structural maintenance of chromosomes element 3 homolog — protein MSKRKSNKSIADVDVPDLKEAVIECVRFIVCREGSKIPIKRAEVVKHLETTCSTPSNLVNKVVLEANNTLKRVYGYKLIQIEKKSDPKYIIVLDEDCESLDSSTLDQDQRRLLISALLHIFMSGGPVKEDDMWMFLSEAGVLDENDYAGRKIMTKTFTRQMYLTYTKVGDGDMARTVFDWGQRATEELPKMYLLKKMAEAFEKSPDHWCEQYKAATEETGSNT, from the exons ATGAGCAAAAGAAAAAGCAACAAGTCAATTGCAGACGTAGATGTGCCCGACTTAAAGGAAGCTGTAATAGAATGTGTGCGTTTCATCGTATGCCGGGAAGGAAGCAAAATTCCAATAAAACGGGCGGAAGTTGTCAAACACTTGGAGACAACTTGCTCAACACCCAGTAATCTTGTTAATAAAGTCGTTCTTGAAGCAAATAATACATTGAAAAGG GTGTATGGatacaaattaatacaaatagaaaaaaagagtgatccaaaatatataattgtgttGGATGAGGATTGTGAGTCTTTGGATTCCAGTACACTTGACCAGGATCAAAGGAGATTGTTGATTTCGGCCCTACTTCATATATTCATGTCAGGCGGACCAGTTAAGGAAG ATGACATGTGGATGTTCCTTTCGGAAGCTGGTGTTTTGGACGAGAATGACTATGCGGGGAGGAAAATTATGACCAAGACATTTACAAGACAGATGTATTTGACATACACTAAG GTGGGCGATGGCGACATGGCGAGGACCGTGTTCGATTGGGGTCAACGAGCCACTGAAGAATtgccaaaaatgtatttactgaaaaaaatgGCTGAG gCTTTTGAGAAAAGCCCGGACCACTGGTGTGAACAATACAAAGCGGCAACAGAAGAAACGGGTTCAAATACCTGA